CCTCACCGCGGAGACGGCCGACGGCCGGGAGGTGGTGATCGCGGTGCAGGGCCGGACGGACGGCACGGCGGTCATCCGGACAGTGGTGCCGTACGCCGAGATGACCGCCGGGGTGGGTCGGGCCTGGCTGGTGCTGGCCCTGCTCGGCGTGCTGCTGGTGCTGATCGGCCTGGCCGTCGCCGACCGGCTGGCCCGGACCCTGGTCCGGCCCATCGGCGAGCTGTCGGCGGTGTCGCACCGGCTCGCCAACGCCGAGTTGGATGCGCGGGTGGTCCCCGCCGGGCCGGCGGAGCTGCGCGAGGTGGGCGGGGCGCTCAACCACCTGGCCGGCCGGATCCAGGAGCTGCTGGCGCAGGAACGGGAACGGGTGGCGGACTTGTCGCACCGGCTGCGCACCCCGATGACGGCGCTACGCCTGGAGGCCGAGTCGCTGCGCGACCCGCAGGACGCCGCCCGGGTCACCGACGCGGTGGACGGGCTGGAGCGGGCGGTCACCGGTCTGATCCGGCAGGCCCGCTGGCGCGCCCCCGCCGACGGCACGGTGGTCACCGACGCCGTGGCGACGGTGACCGACCGGGTGGCCTTCTGGTCGGTGCTGGCGGAGGAGACCGGCCGTGCGGTCGACCTCGATCTGGCGCCCGGTCCGCTGCCGGTGGCGGTCCCACCCGACGAGCTGGCCGCGGCGGTGGACGCGCTGCTCGGCAACGTCTTCGCGCACACTCCGGACGGCACCGCCTTCGCCGTCCGGCTCGCCACCGTCGCCGACCAGGTGGTGTTGACGGTGGCCGACGAGGGCCCCGGCATCGCGGCGGACTCGGTGCGCCGGGGGGCCAGCCAGGCCGGGTCGACCGGGCTCGGGCTGGACATCGCCCGCCGGGCGGCCCAGGCCAGCGGCGGCCGGCTGGAGCTGGGCGAGCGGCACGGCGGTGGAGCCGAGGTGATCCTCCGGCTCGGCCCGCCGAAGACCTGACCGTCGGGATTCCCATGACCCGGCGAGGGCTTAACCCGGGCTTAGGGTTCGGACAGCGCGCCGCTATCGCGCCGGCACCGATCCTCGATGCAACAACCGAGGAGAGGTGGAGACGATGAAGCGCAACCCCCTGATCCTGGCGTCGGCCGGCGGCGCGGCGGCGGTCCTGGCGGTGACCGGGGTGCTGTTGGGTGTCGCGGCGGCGGACAACAGCCGGGCAGAGCAGGCGACCCTGACCGCCGCGACCAGTGCCCCGACGACGGCCGGCGTCCCGGACGACGCCACGCCGGACGACAGCGGCACCCTGGGCACGCCGGCCGAGCCGACCGGCGCCGCCACCCCGGCCGACCCGGGCAACGCCGGCACGCCGGCCACCGCGGCCGACGCGGTGAGCCTGGAGCGGGCCGGCGAGATCGCGGTGGCACACGTCGGTGGCGGCCGGATCACCGAGATCGAGCGGGACCGGGAGAAGGGCCGGCCGGTCTGGGAGGTCGAGATCGTCAGGGGTAACACCGAGCACGAGATCTACGTCGACCGGGAGACCGGCACCGTGGTCAAGGCCGAGCAGGAGCCGGTTGACGACGACGATGACGATGACGACGACGACCGGTACGACGACTGACGCGCGCACCCGGGCCGGGTGACGGCCCACCCAACCGGCAACCCCGGTACGGCATCCCCGCCGTGCCGGGGTTGCCGTTTCACCGGGCCGGTCGCTGCGACCGGGCGCGGGTCGGACATCGGGCGGGCCGCGTCAGCGGTCGCGGTGCAGCCAGGCGAGCAGGTCGGGCGGGGCCAACGCGGCGGCCCGCGCCCGGTAGCGGGCCCGGCCGGCGTCGTCGAGCAGGGCGCTGCCCTGACCGGAGCGACCGCTGCGGAAGAAGGCGCTCCGGTCCTTGAACACCCCGGCGGGGTCCGGCGCGAGCCGGTCGGCGCGGGCCCGCATGCGGTCGAAGGTCGCCGCCTCGACCAGGTCGGGCCCGGGCGGGTCGAGGCCCAGCCGGTCGGCGAGGTGGTGCATCTGCCCGGACAGGTCGCCCCGAAGGTCGTCGTAGTGGACGAGGTGGACGTTCGGCCGGTGCCGGCGGGCCCAGGCGTCACGCAGGTGCCACAGGACGCCGGGCAGCGAATCGAGTTCCTCGCGCGGATCCGGATCCGCGTCGATCCAGCGTACGAGCGCCTGCTCGACCGACGGCCCGTCCCGGTCCGGCGCCGTGGGCTGGCCGGTCAGCTCGGCGACGCGAGCGCGGTCGAGGTTCGCGCCCTGGTGGTGCAGGGACACCGCCATGTCGAGCGGATGGCGGGCCACCACCACGTAGTGCACCCGGGGATCGCTCGGCACACCGTCGAGCGGAGTGTGGGTCTTGATGAAGCGACGGTGCCGCTGGGCGGCCAGCCGCGCGTACACCTGCTCCTGGGGTTCGACCAGCCAGTCCAACCAGGGCGACAGCTCGGTCAGGGGTGCCGGCAGGTCGGGCGTACGCAGCACCAGCAGCGCGCAGATCATCTGCACCCAGGTCGTCCCGCTCTTGGAACGGGTGCTGATCACGATGTCCCCCGGACGGCGGGGGAACCCCTGCCAGCGGGCGCTGTC
This is a stretch of genomic DNA from Micromonospora sp. WMMD1082. It encodes these proteins:
- a CDS encoding HAMP domain-containing sensor histidine kinase, which gives rise to MRRRLALLVAAVSVLIVIAFLVPLALLLRTAAEDRATVRATADAQSLAPVVGTADVETVRLTVGQLAAESGRPVSVFLPDGTVLGSAVPRTPAVELAGRGQSLTAETADGREVVIAVQGRTDGTAVIRTVVPYAEMTAGVGRAWLVLALLGVLLVLIGLAVADRLARTLVRPIGELSAVSHRLANAELDARVVPAGPAELREVGGALNHLAGRIQELLAQERERVADLSHRLRTPMTALRLEAESLRDPQDAARVTDAVDGLERAVTGLIRQARWRAPADGTVVTDAVATVTDRVAFWSVLAEETGRAVDLDLAPGPLPVAVPPDELAAAVDALLGNVFAHTPDGTAFAVRLATVADQVVLTVADEGPGIAADSVRRGASQAGSTGLGLDIARRAAQASGGRLELGERHGGGAEVILRLGPPKT
- a CDS encoding PepSY domain-containing protein encodes the protein MKRNPLILASAGGAAAVLAVTGVLLGVAAADNSRAEQATLTAATSAPTTAGVPDDATPDDSGTLGTPAEPTGAATPADPGNAGTPATAADAVSLERAGEIAVAHVGGGRITEIERDREKGRPVWEVEIVRGNTEHEIYVDRETGTVVKAEQEPVDDDDDDDDDDRYDD
- a CDS encoding sulfotransferase domain-containing protein, with the translated sequence MPEPPTRYRSPDEDSARWQGFPRRPGDIVISTRSKSGTTWVQMICALLVLRTPDLPAPLTELSPWLDWLVEPQEQVYARLAAQRHRRFIKTHTPLDGVPSDPRVHYVVVARHPLDMAVSLHHQGANLDRARVAELTGQPTAPDRDGPSVEQALVRWIDADPDPREELDSLPGVLWHLRDAWARRHRPNVHLVHYDDLRGDLSGQMHHLADRLGLDPPGPDLVEAATFDRMRARADRLAPDPAGVFKDRSAFFRSGRSGQGSALLDDAGRARYRARAAALAPPDLLAWLHRDR